A single genomic interval of Flavihumibacter rivuli harbors:
- a CDS encoding sugar phosphate isomerase/epimerase family protein, translated as MKCFYLCPYWGSENLSLEAFLEKVKASGFDGIETWLPVSRQEQQRLKTLLQQYELLIVCHQYQAAGNTLPQWLDSFQYQLECCAEMEPLLINSHTGKDYLMLQEQLQFIDRAAVFSEANDITVAHETHRGNLCYSPYNYADLLRARNGFPITADFSHWTCVTESMLKMQHPILETAIRNAVHIHARVGHEEGPQVPDPRVPTWRPYLERFVEWWTMIYDHRRRSGSPFLTITTEFGPPPYMWTSIVDGQPLASQWELNQFMKDYLNHHFKTRTV; from the coding sequence ATGAAATGCTTTTATTTATGCCCTTATTGGGGTTCTGAAAACCTTTCCCTGGAAGCCTTCCTGGAAAAAGTGAAGGCTTCAGGATTTGATGGTATTGAAACATGGTTACCGGTCAGCAGGCAGGAGCAGCAAAGGCTAAAGACCTTATTGCAGCAGTATGAGCTGTTGATTGTTTGTCATCAATACCAGGCTGCTGGCAACACCCTTCCACAATGGCTGGATTCCTTTCAATACCAACTTGAATGTTGTGCCGAAATGGAACCCTTATTGATCAATTCGCATACTGGAAAGGATTACCTGATGCTCCAGGAACAATTACAGTTTATTGACAGGGCAGCCGTTTTTTCCGAGGCCAATGATATAACAGTGGCTCATGAAACCCACCGGGGGAACCTGTGCTACAGTCCTTATAATTATGCTGACCTACTTCGGGCAAGGAATGGATTTCCCATCACGGCTGATTTTTCGCATTGGACATGTGTTACCGAGAGCATGCTGAAGATGCAACACCCAATATTGGAAACAGCCATCAGGAATGCCGTTCATATCCATGCAAGGGTCGGCCATGAAGAAGGTCCGCAGGTTCCTGATCCGCGTGTCCCGACCTGGCGCCCCTATCTTGAAAGGTTTGTGGAATGGTGGACAATGATCTATGATCATAGAAGAAGAAGCGGGTCTCCCTTCCTGACCATTACCACGGAATTTGGTCCTCCACCCTATATGTGGACCAGTATCGTTGATGGACAACCGCTGGCTTCCCAATGGGAGTTGAACCAGTTTATGAAGGACTATTTAAACCATCACTTTAAAACCAGGACTGTATGA